The Desulfovibrio fairfieldensis sequence CGCGTCCTGCTGCATAATGACGATTATACCAGCATGGACTTTGTGATCAATATCCTCTGCGGCGTGTTCCACAAGCCCCTGGAAGAAGCCACGGCCATTATGCTGGCCGTGCACCAGCAGGGAGTGGGGCAGTGCGGCATTTATACCCGCGAAGTGGCTGAAGCCAAGGTCAGCCGCGTCCACCGCGAGGCGCACGGAGCGGGCTTCCCCCTCAGATGCACCATGGAAAAAATTCATTGATCGTCCTTGCCGCCAGCGCGGCAACGGCGCGGCGGACCGGACCGCCGTAGTTTGGCACGGCATGTGGCCGGGCCGCCGGAACAGCTCCCCGCAGTCGACTTCGGCTGTGGCGGGAGGGAGAAAATATGCTGAGTAAAAGCGTGCAAAGCGTCCTGAGGGACGCCCTTATGGAAGTGCAGCGGCGCAGGCATGATCTGCTGACAGTGGAACATGTGCTCTACGCCCTGACCAACAGCATGAAAGGCCGGATTATTCTGGAGGGCAGCGGGGCCAGCGTGGCCGTGCTGCGCGAGCAGTTGGAAGGTTTTTTCCGTACGGAACTGGAAGTGGTGGACCAGCCCGGCAAGTATGAAGTCACCCAGACCGACGGCGTGCAGCGCGTGCTGGAACGCGCGCTCAACCATATCCGTTCTGCGGGCCGCGATACAGTGGAGCTGGGCGACCTGCTGATCGCCATCATGGACGAAGATGAGAGCTACGCGCTCTTCTTCCTGCGCAAGCAGGGGGTGGAGCGCCTGGACGTGTTGACCTTCATTTCGCACGGCCTGGACGAAGGCGGCGGCTCGCGCGGCGTGGAGGAAAAAGAAACGGACGGCGCGTCCGGCGATGCCCGCGCGGCCAAGGGCGATCCTTTGGCCCAGTATACCGTGGACCTCACGGCCCGCGCCAGGGAAGGCAAGATTGACCCCCTGGTGGGCCGGGAGCAGGAACTGGACCGCGCCATTGAGGTGCTTTGCCGCCGCCGCAAGAACAATCCGCTTTTTGTGGGCGATCCGGGCGTGGGCAAAACCGCTCTGGCCGAAGGCCTGGCCCTGCGCATCGCAGAGGGCCGGGTACCGGAGATGTTTGCCGATACCCGGCTGTTTGCCCTGGACATGGGCCTGGTGCTGGCCGGAACCCGCTACCGCGGTGATTTCGAAGGCCGCCTCAAGGCCATAGTGCAGGCCCTCAAGGCCATGCCCGAGGCCATTCTGTTTATCGACGAAATCCATACTATCGTGGGGGCCGGTTCCACGTCCGGCGGCTCCATGGATGCCTCCAATCTGCTGAAACCGGCGCTTGCCGGCGGTGAGATCCGCTGCATCGGCTCCACTACCTATGAAGAGTTTCGCAACCATCTGGAAAAGGACCGTGCCCTGGCCCGGCGTTTTCAGCGCATAGATCTGCATGAGCCGGACGTCACGGATTGTCTGGCTATCCTGCAAGGCCTGGAAGGCCGCTATGCGGAACACCATCGGGTGCGTTACAGCCCTTCTGTTCTTAAAGCTATGGTTGAGCTTTCCGCTCGCCACGTGCGGGACCGCCTGCTGCCGGACAAAGCCATTGACGTGATGGATGAAACCGGGGCTGCCGTGCGCCTGCGGCAGGGCGCTCTTCCCGACGCCCCCCAAGGCAGGGAAACGCGCCCGGCCGTGAGCATGGCCGATGTGGAGCGGGTGGTGGCCCGCATGGCGGGCATTCCATTGCGCACGGTCTCCGGGCGGGAACGCGCGCGCCTGGCGAATCTCGAACGGGACCTGAAGCATCTGGTCTTCGGCCAGGACGAAGCCATTGAGCTCACTGTGCGGGCCATTCTGCGCGCCCGCGCCGGTCTTGGGCAGGAACAGCGCCCGGCCGGAGCCTTTTTGTTCTACGGGCCCACGGGCGTGGGCAAAACCGAGGTGGCCCGCAGTCTTGCCAAGCTCATGGGTGTGGAGTTTCTGCGTTACGACATGAGCGAATACATGGAAAAGCATTCCGTGTCCCGGCTGATCGGCTCGCCTCCCGGCTATGTGGGTTTTGATCAGGGCGGCCTGCTGACAGAAGCGGTACGTAAGGCTCCGTATTCCGTGGTGTTGTTGGACGAGGTGGAAAAGGCCCATCCGGACATCTTTAATGTACTGCTTCAAGTTATGGACTATGCGACCCTCACGGACAATACGGGCCGCAAGACCGACTTTTCGCATGTCATTCTGATCATGACCTCCAATGCCGGGGCCTTTGAGATGTCGCGTTCGGCCATCGGCTTCGGACAGGCCGCGCCCGAGGACGCGGCCCGCAAGGGCCTCAAGGCCGTGGAAAACCTGTTCACGCCCGAGTTCCGCAACCGCCTGGACGCACTGGTGCCTTTCCACAGCCTGTCTCAGGAAATGATGCTGCGCATTGTGGACAAGT is a genomic window containing:
- a CDS encoding ATP-dependent Clp protease adaptor ClpS, whose protein sequence is MPLYNQGEADGESRTIVVKKLKEPDRYRVLLHNDDYTSMDFVINILCGVFHKPLEEATAIMLAVHQQGVGQCGIYTREVAEAKVSRVHREAHGAGFPLRCTMEKIH
- the clpA gene encoding ATP-dependent Clp protease ATP-binding subunit ClpA — its product is MLSKSVQSVLRDALMEVQRRRHDLLTVEHVLYALTNSMKGRIILEGSGASVAVLREQLEGFFRTELEVVDQPGKYEVTQTDGVQRVLERALNHIRSAGRDTVELGDLLIAIMDEDESYALFFLRKQGVERLDVLTFISHGLDEGGGSRGVEEKETDGASGDARAAKGDPLAQYTVDLTARAREGKIDPLVGREQELDRAIEVLCRRRKNNPLFVGDPGVGKTALAEGLALRIAEGRVPEMFADTRLFALDMGLVLAGTRYRGDFEGRLKAIVQALKAMPEAILFIDEIHTIVGAGSTSGGSMDASNLLKPALAGGEIRCIGSTTYEEFRNHLEKDRALARRFQRIDLHEPDVTDCLAILQGLEGRYAEHHRVRYSPSVLKAMVELSARHVRDRLLPDKAIDVMDETGAAVRLRQGALPDAPQGRETRPAVSMADVERVVARMAGIPLRTVSGRERARLANLERDLKHLVFGQDEAIELTVRAILRARAGLGQEQRPAGAFLFYGPTGVGKTEVARSLAKLMGVEFLRYDMSEYMEKHSVSRLIGSPPGYVGFDQGGLLTEAVRKAPYSVVLLDEVEKAHPDIFNVLLQVMDYATLTDNTGRKTDFSHVILIMTSNAGAFEMSRSAIGFGQAAPEDAARKGLKAVENLFTPEFRNRLDALVPFHSLSQEMMLRIVDKFLAEIRVTLTQRKVNLSVTDKARQWLALKGFDPAMGARPLRRLLRNELEDRLAHELLFGALKKGGSARLTLKDDALSLVTSASSPVARPTRAGARAARAPVEA